The Desulfobaculum xiamenense DNA segment GTTGGAGCCGAGGGTTCCGAGGTTGCGGATGGTCAGTTCCACGTCGTCGTCCACAATGCCTTCGCTGCCGGTGATGCTGTGGCCCTTCATGGCGAGGAAGGCGGATTGCAGGCCGGTGGAGACGGCGGAGGCGACCTTGAGCGCGCAGCCGTTCTTGGCTCCGTCGCAGATCATGCCCGCGATGCTGCCGACCATATTGTTCACGGTCATGCCGATTTCACGAAGTCCGCCGCCGAGGAGCAGCACCACGCCGCAGGCCGAGGCCGTTCCGGCCACGGTGGCCCCACACAGGGCGGAAAGGCGACCGAGTCCGTGCTTGATGTGGATGCTCACGAGGTGGCTCATGATGAGCGCGTGGGCGAGCTGTTCCTCGTCGGAGCCGAGCCTGTGCGCGCAGGCCACCACCGGCATGGTGCAGGTGAGGCCCTGATTGCCGCTGCCGGAGTTGCTCATGACGGGCATGTTCACGCCGTGCATGCGGGCGTCCGTAGCAGCGGTGGAGAGCTTCATCGCCTCGTTGACGATGGTGTCGCCGAGGATCTCGCAGCGGATGTTCTCCTCAATGTTGCGCCCCACGCCGAGTCCGTATTCTCCGGCGAGTCCCTCACGGGCCACGGCCTCGTTCATGCGTGCCGCTTCGAGGATGAAGGAGATGGACTCAAAGGGCGCGGCGGTCGCGAACTCGTGGATACCCGCCATGGTCAGCGGCCATTCGGCGGCGTCATCGGCGGCGTTGGCGTTGGCGTCGATGTGCATGAGCACCTCGCCGTTTCGCTCCACGTGCACGATGCCGGTGTGCTTGTCGCGCAGGATGACGCGGGCGCTGTCCTCGCCCTTGTGCACGGTGACCTCGCAGTAGATAAGGTCGTCCGTGTCGGCGACGTTCACGCGCACCTTCCCGTCAACGACCATGGTCCGCGCAAAGACGGCCTGCATGGGCGTGATGTCCTTTAGCACTTCGAGCATGGCCTCGGACTTTCCGCCCAGCGCACCAGCGGCTGCGGCGATCTTGAGGCCGCGCTCGCCCGTGCCGGGGACGCCGACGCCCATGCCGTTCTTCAGCAGATTGCCGGAGACGAGGACGTCCATGCTGTCGGGTTCAACGCCGAGGGTTTCGGCAGCCTTGGCGGCGGCCAGCGCCACCGCCACAGGCTCGGTGCATCCGATGGCGGGCACGACTTCCCTGTGCAGGATGTCGATGTACGTGGTCCATTCGGGCTTCATGACTTTTCGTCTACCTTTCGGCGGCGAGG contains these protein-coding regions:
- a CDS encoding serine dehydratase subunit alpha family protein; this encodes MKPEWTTYIDILHREVVPAIGCTEPVAVALAAAKAAETLGVEPDSMDVLVSGNLLKNGMGVGVPGTGERGLKIAAAAGALGGKSEAMLEVLKDITPMQAVFARTMVVDGKVRVNVADTDDLIYCEVTVHKGEDSARVILRDKHTGIVHVERNGEVLMHIDANANAADDAAEWPLTMAGIHEFATAAPFESISFILEAARMNEAVAREGLAGEYGLGVGRNIEENIRCEILGDTIVNEAMKLSTAATDARMHGVNMPVMSNSGSGNQGLTCTMPVVACAHRLGSDEEQLAHALIMSHLVSIHIKHGLGRLSALCGATVAGTASACGVVLLLGGGLREIGMTVNNMVGSIAGMICDGAKNGCALKVASAVSTGLQSAFLAMKGHSITGSEGIVDDDVELTIRNLGTLGSNGMRETDRVILRTMVDKGCPHAKRGGNAA